In a genomic window of Nitrospirota bacterium:
- the rplW gene encoding 50S ribosomal protein L23, with amino-acid sequence MRDIYSVIKKPLFTEKGASLKETQNKVFVEVYKDVNKVDIKKAIEEIFKVKVEKVNMVHVEGKWKSLGKSKGKKPDRKKAIITLKKGEKLDFIEGV; translated from the coding sequence ATGAGGGATATTTATTCTGTGATAAAAAAGCCTCTTTTCACTGAAAAGGGCGCATCCCTCAAGGAGACCCAGAACAAGGTGTTCGTTGAGGTGTATAAGGATGTAAACAAGGTTGACATAAAAAAAGCCATAGAGGAAATATTTAAGGTTAAGGTGGAAAAGGTCAATATGGTTCATGTAGAGGGCAAGTGGAAGAGCCTCGGAAAGTCAAAGGGCAAAAAGCCCGACAGGAAAAAGGCAATAATTACGCTCAAAAAGGGCGAAAAGCTTGACTTTATAGAAGGTGTATAA
- the rpsS gene encoding 30S ribosomal protein S19 produces the protein MARSLKKGPFVDEKLMKKVTVMAESGEKKIIKTWSRRSTVIPEFIGYTFAVHNGRKFIPVYVTENMVGHKLGEFSPTRTFRVHAGAGKKEE, from the coding sequence ATGGCAAGGTCACTTAAAAAAGGCCCGTTTGTAGATGAGAAGCTTATGAAAAAGGTCACGGTCATGGCAGAATCAGGAGAGAAAAAGATAATCAAGACATGGTCGAGGCGCTCCACTGTTATCCCTGAGTTTATTGGCTATACATTTGCAGTTCATAACGGAAGAAAATTCATTCCTGTGTATGTTACTGAGAACATGGTTGGTCATAAGTTAGGAGAGTTCTCTCCTACAAGGACATTTAGGGTCCATGCAGGTGCAGGCAAAAAGGAGGAGTAA
- the rplB gene encoding 50S ribosomal protein L2 — MAIKTYKPTSPARRFQSVLDYKELTEDKPYKQLLKPLKRTGGRNSSGRVTVWHRGGGNKRLYRLIDFTRDKKGVSAVVETIEYDPNRSAMISLLKYKDGERRYIIAPQGIKKGDALLSGSGIDIKTGNAMPIIEIPLGTFIHNIELRPGQGAKIVRSAGAQAQVVAKEENYTQVRLSSGEVRLIPSGCMAVIGQVSNVAHENITYGKAGRKRWLGIKPHVRGVAMNPIDHPLGGGEGKSSGGRPPCSPWGKVEGVKTRHSKRTDKFIVKRRK; from the coding sequence ATGGCAATAAAGACTTATAAACCGACATCCCCGGCAAGAAGATTCCAGTCTGTACTGGATTATAAGGAGCTAACAGAGGACAAGCCCTATAAACAGCTTCTTAAGCCATTAAAGAGAACCGGAGGTAGAAATTCCTCTGGTCGGGTGACTGTATGGCACAGGGGCGGAGGAAATAAGAGGCTTTATAGGCTGATTGATTTTACGAGAGACAAAAAGGGAGTTTCTGCAGTTGTCGAGACAATAGAGTATGACCCAAACAGGTCTGCTATGATATCGCTCCTTAAGTATAAAGATGGCGAAAGGAGATATATAATAGCCCCACAGGGCATTAAAAAAGGAGATGCTTTGCTTTCAGGAAGCGGAATTGATATAAAGACAGGAAACGCCATGCCCATAATCGAGATACCGCTTGGCACATTTATACATAACATAGAGCTAAGGCCCGGCCAAGGTGCAAAGATAGTAAGAAGCGCAGGTGCTCAGGCACAGGTTGTAGCAAAAGAGGAAAACTACACTCAGGTCAGACTCTCCTCAGGCGAGGTCAGGCTGATTCCCTCCGGGTGTATGGCAGTCATAGGTCAGGTAAGTAATGTTGCACATGAAAACATAACTTATGGAAAAGCAGGAAGGAAAAGGTGGCTTGGCATCAAACCCCATGTAAGGGGAGTTGCAATGAACCCCATAGACCATCCGCTTGGAGGCGGAGAGGGCAAAAGCTCTGGCGGAAGACCTCCCTGCTCTCCATGGGGAAAGGTAGAGGGCGTAAAGACAAGACACAGTAAGAGAACAGATAAATTCATAGTTAAGAGGCGAAAATAA
- the rplD gene encoding 50S ribosomal protein L4: MPEIDIRDKANTVTGRLSLSEKVFGLKGKESLLHEAVANYLANQRQGTHATKTRGLVRGGGKKPWKQKHTGRARSGSTRSPLWKGGGTTFGPQPRDYSYSIPKQARLSALFYALSRKLSDGEVLALNDLKVEGSPKTKDMVDIIKNLDLANKSILIVLPENNINIRLASRNIPNVDVKTVNDINVYDVVSNERLLITEEALKRLEARA, translated from the coding sequence ATGCCTGAGATAGATATAAGGGATAAGGCAAATACAGTAACAGGAAGGCTTAGCCTTTCTGAAAAGGTCTTTGGCTTGAAGGGAAAAGAGAGCCTGCTACATGAGGCAGTTGCCAATTACCTTGCAAACCAGAGGCAGGGCACCCATGCAACAAAAACACGGGGGCTTGTCAGGGGTGGCGGAAAAAAGCCATGGAAGCAAAAACATACTGGAAGGGCAAGGTCTGGAAGTACCCGCTCTCCACTTTGGAAAGGAGGAGGTACTACCTTTGGACCTCAGCCACGGGATTACTCATACAGTATTCCAAAACAGGCAAGATTATCCGCACTTTTTTATGCCCTCTCAAGAAAACTCTCTGATGGCGAGGTGCTTGCCTTGAATGACCTTAAGGTTGAAGGAAGCCCTAAGACAAAGGACATGGTAGATATAATAAAAAACCTTGATTTGGCTAACAAAAGCATTCTTATAGTTCTTCCCGAAAATAATATTAATATTAGATTAGCATCGAGAAATATACCTAATGTGGATGTTAAAACAGTAAATGATATTAATGTGTATGATGTTGTTTCAAACGAAAGACTGCTGATTACAGAAGAGGCTCTGAAGAGGCTTGAGGCAAGGGCATGA